Proteins encoded together in one Cydia pomonella isolate Wapato2018A chromosome 10, ilCydPomo1, whole genome shotgun sequence window:
- the LOC133521856 gene encoding cryptochrome-1 isoform X2: MWLWEEFGIRKLCFEQDCEPVWRARDNSVKQACREIGVSCHEHVSHTLWEPDTVIKANGGIPPLTYQMFLHTVATIGDPPRPVGELDLSGVRFGTLPECFYSEFTVFDKTPKPEDFGVYLENEDIRMIRWVGGETTALKQMKQRLSVEYETFCRGSYLPTHGNPDLLGPPISLSPALRFGCLSVRSFYWAIQDLYRQVHQGRLPPNQFITGQLIWREYFYTMSVNNPKYAQMAGNPICLDIPWKEPSGDELKSWIEGRTGFPFIDAAMRQLRIEGWLHHAVRNTVASFLTRGTLWLSWEHGLNHFLKYLLDADWSVCAGNWMWVSSSAFEALLDSGECACPVRLGQRLDPSGEYVRRYVPELTNMPPLYIYEPWKAPLEVQQRAQCVIGQHYPAPIVNHLAAAQRNRHAMQELRKMLQKAPPHCCPSSEDEIRRFMWLPDADDNIVQANTA; the protein is encoded by the exons ATGTGGCTCTGGGAGGAGTTTG GCATCCGCAAGCTCTGCTTCGAACAAGACTGTGAGCCGGTATGGCGCGCCCGCGACAACAGCGTGAAGCAAGCCTGTCGCGAAATCGGCGTGTCCTGTCACGAACACGTGTCGCACACACTCTGGGAGCCCGATACCGTCATCAAGGCCAATGGGGGAATACCGCCGCTCACTTACCAAATGTTCTTG CATACCGTAGCAACGATCGGAGACCCACCACGGCCGGTCGGGGAGTTAGATCTGAGCGGCGTCAGGTTTGGCACCTTACCGGAGTGCTTTTACAGcgagttcactgtcttcgacaAG ACTCCTAAGCCGGAAGACTTCGGTGTCTACCTGGAAAACGAGGACATTCGGATGATCCGCTGGGTGGGAGGGGAGACGACAGCCCTTAAGCAGATGAAGCAGCGCTTAAGCGTGGAGTACGAGACATTTTGCAG GGGTTCGTACCTGCCGACCCACGGCAACCCTGACTTGCTCGGGCCGCCCATCTCCCTGAGTCCGGCGCTAAGATTCGGCTGCTTATCTGTTCGAAG TTTCTACTGGGCTATCCAAGACCTGTACCGTCAAGTGCATCAAGGCCGACTTCCGCCAAACCAATTCATAACAG GGCAACTCATCTGGCGAGAGTACTTCTACACGATGAGCGTGAACAACCCAAAGTACGCGCAGATGGCAGGCAATCCTATCTGCTTAGACATCCCGTGGAAAGAGCCCAGCGGCGACGAACTCAAGAG CTGGATCGAAGGCCGAACCGGATTCCCATTCATCGACGCGGCCATGCGCCAACTCCGCATCGAAGGCTGGCTCCACCACGCAGTGCGAAACACCGTGGCTTCATTCCTTACTCGAGGAACTCTCTGGTTATCCTGGGAACACGGGCTGAACCACTTCCTCAAGTATCTGCTGGACGCTGAttg GTCCGTCTGCGCCGGCAACTGGATGTGGGTCTCCTCCAGCGCTTTCGAGGCATTACTGGACTCCGGAGAATGCGCCTGCCCCGTCCGTCTAGGACAGCGACTGGACCCTAGCGGCGAATATGTTCGCCGCTACGTGCCCGAGCTCACCAACATGCCCCCGCTGTACAT CTACGAGCCGTGGAAGGCGCCGCTGGAGGTGCAGCAGCGCGCGCAGTGCGTGATCGGGCAGCACTACCCGGCGCCCATCGTCAACCACCTGGCCGCCGCGCAGCGCAACCGGCACGCCATGCAG GAGCTACGTAAAATGCTTCAGAAGGCGCCGCCGCACTGCTGCCCGTCGTCCGAGGACGAAATTCGCCGGTTCATGTGGCTGCCCGACGCCGACGATAACATAGTGCAGGCCAACACTGCCTAA
- the LOC133521856 gene encoding cryptochrome-1 isoform X1, with product MMGGSVLWFRHGLRLHDNPALHAALEDNTVPFYPIFIFDGETAGTKLVGYNRMRYLLEALDDLDQQFKRHGGRLIMLKGQPNVVFRRLWEEFGIRKLCFEQDCEPVWRARDNSVKQACREIGVSCHEHVSHTLWEPDTVIKANGGIPPLTYQMFLHTVATIGDPPRPVGELDLSGVRFGTLPECFYSEFTVFDKTPKPEDFGVYLENEDIRMIRWVGGETTALKQMKQRLSVEYETFCRGSYLPTHGNPDLLGPPISLSPALRFGCLSVRSFYWAIQDLYRQVHQGRLPPNQFITGQLIWREYFYTMSVNNPKYAQMAGNPICLDIPWKEPSGDELKSWIEGRTGFPFIDAAMRQLRIEGWLHHAVRNTVASFLTRGTLWLSWEHGLNHFLKYLLDADWSVCAGNWMWVSSSAFEALLDSGECACPVRLGQRLDPSGEYVRRYVPELTNMPPLYIYEPWKAPLEVQQRAQCVIGQHYPAPIVNHLAAAQRNRHAMQELRKMLQKAPPHCCPSSEDEIRRFMWLPDADDNIVQANTA from the exons ATGATGGGTGGAAGCGTTCTTTGGTTCCGCCATGGCTTGCGTCTACACGACAACCCGGCGTTGCACGCCGCACTCGAGGATAATACTGTACCGTTCTACCCAATATTCATCTTCGATGGTGAGACGGCAG GAACGAAGCTGGTGGGCTACAACCGTATGCGGTACTTGCTGGAAGCCTTGGATGACCTGGACCAGCAGTTCAAGCGCCACGGCGGTCGGCTGATCATGCTCAAAGGACAGCCAAATGTGGTGTTCCGGAGGCTCTGGGAGGAGTTTG GCATCCGCAAGCTCTGCTTCGAACAAGACTGTGAGCCGGTATGGCGCGCCCGCGACAACAGCGTGAAGCAAGCCTGTCGCGAAATCGGCGTGTCCTGTCACGAACACGTGTCGCACACACTCTGGGAGCCCGATACCGTCATCAAGGCCAATGGGGGAATACCGCCGCTCACTTACCAAATGTTCTTG CATACCGTAGCAACGATCGGAGACCCACCACGGCCGGTCGGGGAGTTAGATCTGAGCGGCGTCAGGTTTGGCACCTTACCGGAGTGCTTTTACAGcgagttcactgtcttcgacaAG ACTCCTAAGCCGGAAGACTTCGGTGTCTACCTGGAAAACGAGGACATTCGGATGATCCGCTGGGTGGGAGGGGAGACGACAGCCCTTAAGCAGATGAAGCAGCGCTTAAGCGTGGAGTACGAGACATTTTGCAG GGGTTCGTACCTGCCGACCCACGGCAACCCTGACTTGCTCGGGCCGCCCATCTCCCTGAGTCCGGCGCTAAGATTCGGCTGCTTATCTGTTCGAAG TTTCTACTGGGCTATCCAAGACCTGTACCGTCAAGTGCATCAAGGCCGACTTCCGCCAAACCAATTCATAACAG GGCAACTCATCTGGCGAGAGTACTTCTACACGATGAGCGTGAACAACCCAAAGTACGCGCAGATGGCAGGCAATCCTATCTGCTTAGACATCCCGTGGAAAGAGCCCAGCGGCGACGAACTCAAGAG CTGGATCGAAGGCCGAACCGGATTCCCATTCATCGACGCGGCCATGCGCCAACTCCGCATCGAAGGCTGGCTCCACCACGCAGTGCGAAACACCGTGGCTTCATTCCTTACTCGAGGAACTCTCTGGTTATCCTGGGAACACGGGCTGAACCACTTCCTCAAGTATCTGCTGGACGCTGAttg GTCCGTCTGCGCCGGCAACTGGATGTGGGTCTCCTCCAGCGCTTTCGAGGCATTACTGGACTCCGGAGAATGCGCCTGCCCCGTCCGTCTAGGACAGCGACTGGACCCTAGCGGCGAATATGTTCGCCGCTACGTGCCCGAGCTCACCAACATGCCCCCGCTGTACAT CTACGAGCCGTGGAAGGCGCCGCTGGAGGTGCAGCAGCGCGCGCAGTGCGTGATCGGGCAGCACTACCCGGCGCCCATCGTCAACCACCTGGCCGCCGCGCAGCGCAACCGGCACGCCATGCAG GAGCTACGTAAAATGCTTCAGAAGGCGCCGCCGCACTGCTGCCCGTCGTCCGAGGACGAAATTCGCCGGTTCATGTGGCTGCCCGACGCCGACGATAACATAGTGCAGGCCAACACTGCCTAA